The Streptomyces cathayae DNA segment GGTGCTGGTTCCGCCGAGGGCCCCGGTGCGGCGACCCGCCCGGCGAACCCGCCCGCGGAAGCCTCCGGCAGCGGCGGCGGGAACAGCGGGGACGGCAGAAACAAGGAGCCGATGGACCGGGGCGGCTCGCAGCCCGCCGCGCCGGACCCCTCGACGCCCCCGCCCGACTCACCGAGCACGCCCCGCTCCGAGCTGTGCCTGCTGGTGATCTGCCTCGGCTGACCGCCCCCGCACGTGTTCCGCGCCGTGCTGCGGAACAATCGGAACATGAGCATCGTCAAGATCAACGTACTCACGGTCCCGGAAGAGCAGCGGGAGACACTGGAGCAGCGGTTCGCCGCGCGGGCGGGCGCGGTGGAGGGCTCGGACGGCTTCGAGTGGTTCGAGCTGCTGCGCCCGGTGGAGGGCACCGACACCTATCTCGTCTACACCCGCTGGCGGTCCGAGGAGGACTTCCAGCGCTGGATGGAGGGCCGCGCCCAGACCGCGCACGGCGGTGAGGGCGCACAGGGCGACCGTCCGAAGCCCGCGGCCACGGGGGCGACCCTGTGGTCCTTCGAGGTGGTCCAGCAGACCGGCCCCCAGCAGGCCTGACCCACCCCCTACGGCGTCCCCGCGTTCACCCGAACCGCGCAGACGGCAGCCACCCGTCCGGCGGAGAAGCACACGAGCCGACGAGCGGGCGATCGGGCGATCCACGGAAAGGGCCGGGCCGGATCAGCCGGCCCTTTCCCTCCCGGGGAGCGGAAACACGTACGGGAGCCCGGAGCCCGGAAAAACGGAGCAGGGGCCCCGCACCGATGTGCGGGGCCCCTGCTGAAATCCCTGTGTACTCGCGTACGTACGGGTCAGGCGGGAACGATGTTCTCGGCCTGCGGGCCCTTCTGGCCCTGCGTGACGTCGAAGGTCACCTTCTGGCCTTCCTGGAGCTCACGGAAGCCCGAGGTGGCGATGTTCGAGTAGTGGGCGAAGACGTCGGCGCCGCCGCCGTCCTGCTCGATGAAGCCGAAGCCCTTTTCCGAGTTGAACCACTTCACCGTACCGGTGGCCATATCAAATCTCCTGAGACAGTGCTGGGAAAACGCACTTTACGAATTCCCTCATCGTCGCGATGATCACCTGCCCGGAGAACCGGTAGCAAACTGGCAACCACAACTGCAACTGACGTCAGCCTAGCATGGACCATATCGACGGCAAGCGAGGAAAATCACCGAGAAATAATGCCGGCAACACGTTTAGGGAAATAGATTTCCGTGACGGACACTGGATTTCTGGTCCGGCGGGAACAGATTTTCAGTGGTGCTGGTGCACGGCGGTGTCCGCGTCCCGTCGGCGCAGCTCCTCGTTGAGCCGCTCGACCTGCTCCAGCCGCTCCTCCAGGCCGATGATGCGGCACGCGGCGTCGACCGGAGTCCCCTGGTCGACGAGCTCGCGGGCCCTGGCGGCGAGCTTCAGCTGGTGGCGCGAGTAGCGGCGGTGGCCGCCCTCCGAGCGCGTCGGGGTGATCAGTTCCGCCTCGCCCAGGGCGCGGAGGAAGGCGGGTGTCGCTCCGACCAGTTCGGCGGCCCTGCCCATGGTGTAGGCCGGGAAGTGGTCGTCGTCGAGCCGGTCGGCGACGGGCGGCCGGGCGTCGTCCGGCCGCCCGTCGGCATACGGCTGC contains these protein-coding regions:
- a CDS encoding cold-shock protein gives rise to the protein MATGTVKWFNSEKGFGFIEQDGGGADVFAHYSNIATSGFRELQEGQKVTFDVTQGQKGPQAENIVPA
- a CDS encoding antibiotic biosynthesis monooxygenase family protein, which gives rise to MSIVKINVLTVPEEQRETLEQRFAARAGAVEGSDGFEWFELLRPVEGTDTYLVYTRWRSEEDFQRWMEGRAQTAHGGEGAQGDRPKPAATGATLWSFEVVQQTGPQQA
- a CDS encoding MerR family transcriptional regulator, with protein sequence MPPERQPYADGRPDDARPPVADRLDDDHFPAYTMGRAAELVGATPAFLRALGEAELITPTRSEGGHRRYSRHQLKLAARARELVDQGTPVDAACRIIGLEERLEQVERLNEELRRRDADTAVHQHH